From a region of the Teredinibacter turnerae genome:
- a CDS encoding endo-1,4-beta-xylanase yields MIKKRFSAMCSVLLFVGASVCAQNDTLVVDMSDAIGPVTQAASGALYGITESLPTDINGVVAPLKPRMYTQPARSGAGYQQPIGAAIPVSQRLANTTAEVTVRLADILPGWPYRWSGWSHWSSEVRSVIADKRASGRNNYYGYEIFNEPNITWDDVNGNFNSALWKPTYDLIRSQDPGERIIGPSAAWYQASYIQAFLEYCVANNCLPDVISWHELGGSDNITSNIADYRARERALGITPRPISINEYSHDTHEYEGAPGVSVPFIAKFERNRVESANISWWFTNLPGRLGSLLTPNNQRGGGWWLYKWYGDMTGNMLSVTPPSQNGDGLDGFANLDAMAGRASICLGGNFTGTANVVFNNIPASFGDVVEVTVEYVAWSNKDTPVSGPVTAAQTVENVVNGSLTVPVSVFDPFYGYRVTLDGQGFGSQGSSVQVELESLSNQEGFAPFSVVSDSAASGSQYIVWPNNGDQLLGTASDSASGQVLIPFSLSESTDVQLQVRANMANANDDSFYFKLDNGAWTTQNNTQTSGWNTLILATFDNLEAGNHTLRLERREDGAGLDFVTLLTAAGDIQVGGTSSSSSSSSSSSSSSSSSTSSSSSSSSSSSSGSSSGGSCDGVNVYPNWTARDWSGGAYNHANAGDQMVYQDRLYQANWYTNTVPGSDASWTLLGDCGLIGSSSSSSSSSSSSSSSSSSSTSSSSSSSSSSASSSSSSSSSSSSSSSSSSTSSSSSSSGGNTITVRMRGVVGDESVSLEIGGSTIETWTTSTSMQNYTVNTSATGELRVAFTNDDGEDRDVQVDYVSINGNIFQAEDQPDNTGAYDGECGGGSYSEMLHCDGSIGFGFIRDDGSRLIVAINAGGQSTSLDGIAYQADRYASGGSTSTTSDAINGTNDDTVFQSERYGEYSYRIPVTEGTYSIALQFAEIYHEEAGQRAFNVLVEGQAVLSAFDLFSQVGHDTAYTVTVDNVPVSDGELTISLETLIDNGTLAGVAVHSPDGSLDATIVVPTGFFVGNITTRGQVRSDFIQYWDQITPENEGKWGSVERTRDQYDWTALDRIYQFARDNNIPVKAHTLVWGSQCPGWVGANCSGSGLSAAELRAEIEEWIRDYCTRYPDTQYIDVVNEATPGHAPAGYAEKAFGSNWITRSFELAAQYCPNATLILNDYNVLSWNTSEFIQMARPAVNAGVVDAIGLQAHGLADWSTNELATKLDQIAALGLPIYISEYDIQKTNDQEQLAVMQEQFPLFYNHPSVAGITIWGYVVGATWREGTGLIQSDGTPRPAMTWLMNYLDR; encoded by the coding sequence ATGATCAAAAAACGATTTTCGGCGATGTGTAGCGTGTTGCTATTTGTCGGTGCGAGTGTTTGCGCACAAAACGACACACTCGTTGTCGACATGTCTGACGCGATTGGTCCCGTAACTCAGGCCGCTTCTGGCGCGCTTTACGGCATCACGGAGAGTTTACCCACCGACATCAATGGCGTTGTCGCGCCGCTAAAACCCAGAATGTATACCCAGCCGGCCAGAAGTGGCGCGGGGTACCAGCAGCCGATTGGAGCTGCCATTCCCGTTTCACAACGCTTGGCCAATACCACGGCCGAAGTGACCGTGCGCTTGGCGGATATATTGCCTGGCTGGCCATATCGGTGGTCTGGCTGGTCACATTGGTCATCGGAAGTTCGCTCGGTGATTGCCGACAAGCGTGCTTCTGGAAGAAATAATTACTACGGTTACGAAATTTTCAATGAGCCCAATATTACCTGGGACGATGTGAACGGTAATTTCAATTCAGCATTGTGGAAACCCACCTACGACCTGATTCGCAGCCAGGACCCGGGTGAGCGTATTATTGGGCCTTCAGCAGCCTGGTACCAGGCTTCCTACATTCAGGCGTTCCTTGAGTACTGTGTCGCGAACAACTGTCTTCCCGATGTCATTAGCTGGCACGAATTGGGAGGTTCCGACAATATCACCTCCAATATTGCGGACTACCGCGCGCGGGAACGCGCCCTGGGCATTACGCCCCGCCCGATCAGCATCAACGAGTATTCCCACGATACCCATGAATATGAAGGCGCGCCTGGGGTCTCTGTACCGTTCATCGCAAAGTTTGAGCGTAACCGGGTGGAATCCGCGAACATCTCCTGGTGGTTCACCAACCTGCCGGGCCGGCTGGGTAGCCTGCTAACGCCGAATAACCAGCGCGGTGGTGGCTGGTGGCTGTACAAATGGTACGGGGACATGACGGGCAATATGCTCAGTGTCACGCCGCCAAGCCAAAACGGCGATGGCCTTGACGGTTTCGCTAATCTGGACGCTATGGCCGGTCGCGCCAGTATCTGCCTCGGTGGTAATTTCACCGGTACTGCGAATGTCGTATTCAACAATATCCCTGCGAGCTTTGGCGATGTTGTCGAGGTTACCGTGGAATATGTGGCCTGGAGTAATAAAGATACCCCCGTTTCCGGGCCAGTGACTGCCGCGCAAACGGTAGAAAATGTGGTCAATGGTTCGCTAACCGTGCCTGTCTCCGTGTTTGATCCGTTTTATGGCTACCGGGTGACGCTTGATGGCCAGGGGTTTGGTTCCCAGGGTTCCTCCGTGCAAGTCGAGCTGGAAAGTTTGTCTAATCAGGAGGGTTTTGCACCTTTTTCTGTAGTGTCAGATTCGGCAGCTTCTGGATCACAGTACATCGTGTGGCCAAACAATGGTGACCAATTGCTGGGTACCGCGTCGGATAGTGCAAGTGGGCAAGTCTTGATCCCATTCAGCTTATCGGAGTCGACCGATGTTCAGCTTCAGGTACGCGCCAATATGGCAAATGCCAACGATGACTCATTTTATTTTAAGCTGGATAATGGCGCGTGGACGACGCAGAACAACACACAAACCAGTGGTTGGAACACTCTGATACTGGCGACGTTCGACAACCTTGAAGCAGGCAACCATACGTTGCGGCTCGAACGTCGCGAAGACGGTGCCGGACTGGACTTTGTGACACTACTTACGGCCGCCGGAGATATCCAGGTCGGCGGTACGTCCAGCTCATCCAGCTCGAGCTCCAGCAGTTCGTCTAGCAGCTCTTCAAGCACGTCGAGCAGTTCCAGTAGCTCGTCAAGCAGTTCATCGGGCAGCTCCTCCGGTGGCAGCTGCGACGGCGTCAATGTGTACCCTAATTGGACTGCGCGTGATTGGTCTGGTGGTGCCTATAATCATGCCAACGCCGGCGATCAGATGGTTTATCAGGATAGGCTGTACCAGGCGAACTGGTATACCAACACTGTGCCTGGCAGTGATGCCTCCTGGACGTTGCTTGGCGATTGCGGTCTGATTGGCAGTAGCAGTAGCAGTAGCAGTAGCAGTAGCAGTAGCAGTAGCTCTAGTTCTAGCAGTACTTCTTCCAGCTCAAGCTCAAGTAGTTCCAGTGCTTCCTCTAGTTCAAGCTCAAGCAGTTCCAGTTCTTCCTCTAGTTCGAGCAGTTCGACAAGTTCATCTTCCTCCTCGTCGGGTGGCAACACCATTACCGTGCGTATGCGGGGTGTGGTGGGCGATGAGAGCGTCAGCCTAGAGATTGGCGGCAGCACCATTGAGACCTGGACCACCAGTACCAGCATGCAAAATTACACAGTGAATACCAGCGCCACCGGGGAACTGCGTGTTGCCTTCACTAACGACGACGGTGAAGATCGTGACGTACAAGTGGACTATGTCAGCATCAATGGCAACATCTTCCAGGCAGAGGATCAGCCGGATAATACCGGGGCTTACGATGGTGAGTGCGGTGGTGGAAGCTACAGCGAAATGCTCCATTGCGATGGTTCGATCGGGTTTGGGTTTATACGCGATGATGGTTCGCGTCTCATTGTTGCCATCAATGCGGGTGGGCAGAGCACCTCGTTAGATGGTATCGCATACCAAGCCGATCGTTATGCCAGTGGAGGCTCGACCAGTACCACCAGCGATGCCATTAACGGTACCAACGATGATACGGTTTTCCAAAGTGAGCGTTACGGTGAGTACTCGTACCGTATTCCGGTGACCGAAGGTACCTATTCTATTGCGCTGCAATTCGCAGAAATCTATCACGAAGAAGCCGGTCAACGCGCATTTAACGTGCTGGTAGAAGGCCAGGCTGTATTAAGTGCTTTCGATTTGTTCAGTCAGGTCGGTCACGATACGGCCTATACCGTCACCGTAGACAATGTGCCCGTTTCAGATGGCGAACTTACCATTAGCCTGGAAACGCTGATTGACAATGGCACTCTCGCGGGAGTTGCCGTGCATTCGCCAGATGGTTCGCTTGATGCGACTATCGTTGTACCGACGGGGTTTTTTGTCGGTAACATCACCACCCGCGGCCAGGTTCGCTCCGACTTTATTCAATACTGGGATCAAATCACTCCCGAAAATGAAGGCAAGTGGGGTTCTGTGGAGCGTACGCGCGATCAGTATGACTGGACAGCGCTCGATCGTATTTACCAATTTGCTCGCGACAATAACATTCCAGTGAAGGCACATACCCTTGTTTGGGGCAGTCAGTGTCCCGGCTGGGTCGGTGCCAATTGCTCTGGGAGCGGACTATCCGCTGCTGAGCTTCGAGCGGAAATCGAAGAGTGGATTCGCGACTACTGCACGCGTTATCCAGACACGCAGTACATTGATGTAGTGAACGAGGCGACACCGGGGCATGCGCCCGCGGGCTACGCAGAAAAGGCTTTCGGCAGCAATTGGATTACCCGCTCTTTCGAACTCGCGGCACAATATTGTCCCAATGCGACGTTGATTTTGAACGACTACAACGTGCTTAGCTGGAATACCAGCGAGTTTATTCAAATGGCTCGTCCCGCAGTGAACGCGGGTGTCGTTGATGCTATTGGCTTGCAGGCACACGGGTTGGCTGATTGGTCCACAAACGAGTTAGCTACCAAGCTGGATCAAATTGCCGCGTTGGGATTACCCATTTATATATCGGAGTACGATATACAAAAAACAAACGATCAGGAGCAGCTCGCGGTGATGCAGGAGCAGTTTCCTTTGTTTTACAACCATCCCAGCGTCGCAGGTATTACCATTTGGGGGTATGTGGTCGGTGCCACTTGGCGAGAGGGTACAGGGCTTATCCAGAGTGATGGCACTCCGCGACCAGCAATGACTTGGTTGATGAACTATTTAGACCGTTAA
- a CDS encoding Wadjet anti-phage system protein JetD domain-containing protein: protein MNAEEKGFRSRPRWVDEEPMVAGLLDTFLHKLEHGHRLTMRVNSKTVPELFDFNNEETKYLWSLVKSLNNEYHILSIRYGRTKPFQEAYDNAQLLFNDEKEELVRDWLNRPALDPYSLVWHEALRKMADKFEDHGQTFSEQIVRLPDRGPEQTLRAFARIGGELQKPITLRALSARCFWGDSKFLDHREELVRTLYPNSSHNLQSRPVLMTVDLASHFRRVLFVENQDTFLALSQMALPEVSLVYSGGFRGSSARIRTPGNVAFSYLGITDEDTRNAFERWWLGLDDDKVAKVYFWGDLDFTGMAILKALRVCFPKIAAWKTGYYPLLKRLEQGLGHDQESSGKERQKDPELTGCEIADLELLPAMRAAGEFVDQEAVLMRELEI, encoded by the coding sequence ATGAATGCAGAAGAAAAAGGGTTTCGCTCACGCCCGCGCTGGGTGGACGAAGAACCCATGGTCGCAGGCTTGTTGGATACATTTCTCCACAAACTTGAGCACGGTCACCGCCTGACCATGCGCGTTAACTCCAAAACAGTGCCAGAGTTGTTCGATTTCAACAACGAAGAAACCAAGTACCTCTGGTCGCTGGTGAAGTCGCTCAATAACGAATACCACATTCTGTCGATTCGCTATGGCCGCACCAAACCCTTCCAGGAAGCCTACGACAACGCGCAGCTGCTGTTCAACGACGAAAAAGAAGAGCTGGTGCGGGACTGGTTAAACCGCCCGGCACTGGACCCCTACTCTCTGGTCTGGCATGAAGCTCTGCGCAAGATGGCCGACAAATTTGAAGATCACGGGCAAACATTCAGCGAGCAGATTGTACGCCTGCCCGATCGCGGGCCAGAGCAGACCTTGCGTGCGTTCGCCCGCATCGGCGGCGAGCTGCAAAAGCCGATTACCCTGCGTGCACTCTCTGCCCGCTGTTTTTGGGGCGATTCCAAGTTTCTGGATCACCGCGAAGAACTGGTCCGCACCCTGTACCCTAACTCCAGTCACAATTTGCAATCGCGCCCCGTGTTAATGACTGTGGATCTGGCCAGTCATTTTCGGCGGGTATTATTTGTCGAAAACCAGGATACCTTTCTCGCGTTGTCGCAGATGGCGCTGCCCGAGGTGAGTCTGGTCTACAGCGGTGGTTTTCGCGGTTCTTCCGCCCGTATACGCACACCCGGCAATGTGGCATTCAGCTACCTGGGCATTACCGACGAAGACACCCGCAACGCATTTGAGCGCTGGTGGCTTGGCCTGGACGACGACAAAGTGGCCAAGGTGTATTTCTGGGGGGATCTGGATTTCACCGGCATGGCCATACTCAAGGCCCTGCGGGTGTGCTTCCCCAAAATAGCGGCCTGGAAAACCGGCTACTACCCCCTGCTAAAAAGGCTTGAACAAGGGCTGGGCCACGACCAGGAAAGCAGCGGCAAAGAGCGGCAAAAAGACCCGGAACTCACTGGCTGCGAGATCGCCGATTTAGAGCTGCTCCCTGCCATGCGAGCTGCCGGCGAGTTTGTGGACCAAGAAGCGGTGTTAATGCGGGAGCTAGAAATCTGA
- a CDS encoding ATP-binding protein: MFLKKGILINWGNIPHLEFSYGPINLFSGGNGSGKTTAADAIQTLMTAAHENLFNFNPGQDETTQRGRGGKQVRTLASYVLGCDDGSYARPQAADGYIAGVFHPTAGEQGDVFTAVMCMRAHVDAAGTQKQARLDDLVFLILPGEQLTLSHFVRSYPDGKHIVPITEIANLLRQEFGSKSVEIYDKKGAYLRRLYGALRGRKEAVSDREAKHAARTFSNFMAYKPVKSINEFVAREVLEPKDLGDAIRSVSELMKTIHQMESDTRALLNSIDTLEQAQTSTSQYIETWIERSVTDYTEAARKMAINQQAYITAKNQQAETREAIAENEEAANLCEQRKRQTHEEVIALEAQRQGIGALKDKDQLEQKIVDANRTLLEKTRPLLEQHQQLEKNLQAGQGLVKRLTEMSLGVEIPALERKAFRSLLKSVASNTAFSEFELTRLLGNDWIDISPLEHYLEQVVSAEADHRRLAEQLHQPGDSIRDAVAVIASSHKRRYEDLQQKARAKHKEIQRLEASKVSYPAYVETALAAISKQIPAANPRVLCDFIEVLDSRWQMAIEGYLGGARFSIIVEPDCEADAIRVVRALSDSKRNRARVIQGYKAHKDAERLSLANDSIVNAMSFSHKTAEDYLRASYGNVLCVEDTETLRTTARGLTPDGLASGNYSMWRCDLDDSELVFGQGARERALKAKLREAEALASNSTALEKEQQLLADVFSHIDAIRPASCGKVVREILDLHRQIESAQSQLDNLDLSDFKHLEEQLHTLKAEYREQESQQRDLNKQAGRLHEREQQTARKAKDLADALELFQEAREAAEVAIERIADWHPDFDADTALAQADQAAAQASGDFSYADVLATLNTRLEETERKIYQTVLSHNQQCNPHDAIVYDTGYGERHDDTFFQRLVKLRSEIGLIHNRLKNNVLIDKHDKIANLKDTFNTAFVTNLCHSIYQAISDGKRLLDDLNQELEHHRFGADRERFYFGWEWVPEYREYWRFFKEVIDLPNLGDGASLFDAELSEKACAVRDKMLTMLLDPDEQVALRELNRISDYRNYRQYEIYKEPEGKAPIALSQYGTGSGGQLETPAYIIRAAAVTSAFRFGEGHTHLRMVLVDEAFSKMDENRSREVINYLTESLGLQLLFIMPTSKSGPFMDLISNQFVFSKCPSATPIGELNTRVLVDRKTCNQEKIMELWANHRRLVRHQGMLDFMEGL, encoded by the coding sequence ATGTTTTTGAAAAAAGGCATCCTTATCAATTGGGGCAATATTCCACACCTGGAATTCAGTTACGGGCCAATCAATTTATTTTCCGGCGGTAATGGATCGGGAAAAACCACCGCTGCGGATGCGATTCAAACCTTAATGACCGCAGCGCACGAAAACCTGTTTAACTTCAACCCCGGTCAGGATGAAACCACCCAGCGCGGTCGCGGTGGCAAACAGGTTCGCACCCTTGCCTCGTATGTATTAGGTTGTGACGATGGCAGCTATGCGCGGCCGCAAGCAGCGGATGGCTATATTGCAGGCGTTTTTCACCCCACCGCAGGTGAACAGGGCGATGTGTTCACCGCCGTGATGTGCATGCGCGCGCACGTCGATGCCGCGGGCACGCAGAAGCAGGCACGCCTGGATGATCTGGTATTTTTAATATTGCCCGGCGAACAGCTGACGCTCTCGCATTTTGTGCGCAGCTATCCAGATGGCAAACACATTGTACCCATTACCGAAATTGCTAATTTGCTGCGCCAGGAATTCGGTAGTAAATCGGTCGAAATATACGATAAAAAAGGGGCCTATCTGCGCCGCCTTTACGGCGCCCTGCGCGGACGCAAAGAAGCGGTTTCCGATCGCGAAGCCAAGCACGCGGCGCGCACCTTCTCCAATTTTATGGCGTACAAACCCGTCAAAAGCATTAATGAGTTTGTCGCCCGCGAAGTACTCGAGCCTAAAGATTTGGGCGACGCCATCCGCAGCGTTTCCGAGTTGATGAAAACGATTCATCAAATGGAAAGCGACACCCGCGCACTGCTGAACTCCATCGACACCTTGGAGCAGGCCCAAACCTCAACCAGTCAGTACATCGAGACCTGGATCGAGCGCAGCGTCACGGACTATACCGAAGCTGCACGCAAGATGGCGATAAACCAGCAGGCCTACATTACAGCCAAAAACCAGCAGGCCGAAACCCGCGAGGCCATCGCAGAAAACGAAGAAGCCGCGAACTTGTGCGAGCAGCGCAAGCGCCAGACCCACGAGGAAGTCATTGCGCTGGAAGCCCAGCGCCAGGGTATAGGTGCGTTAAAAGATAAAGATCAGCTCGAACAAAAGATTGTCGATGCAAATCGCACCCTGCTGGAAAAAACCCGCCCGCTATTAGAGCAGCACCAGCAATTGGAAAAGAACCTGCAAGCTGGGCAGGGATTGGTCAAGCGGTTAACGGAAATGTCACTCGGCGTCGAGATTCCCGCGCTCGAACGCAAGGCGTTCCGCAGCCTACTAAAGTCGGTCGCCAGTAATACGGCATTTAGTGAGTTTGAACTGACGCGCTTGCTGGGTAACGACTGGATTGATATTTCACCGCTGGAACATTACCTGGAACAGGTGGTTTCAGCAGAGGCGGATCATCGCCGCCTTGCCGAGCAACTTCACCAGCCTGGCGACAGTATCCGCGACGCCGTCGCGGTGATTGCATCCAGCCACAAGCGCCGCTACGAAGACTTGCAGCAAAAAGCCCGCGCGAAGCACAAAGAAATCCAGCGCCTGGAAGCGAGCAAAGTCAGCTATCCCGCGTATGTTGAAACCGCGCTGGCCGCCATAAGCAAACAAATCCCTGCGGCCAACCCACGGGTACTCTGTGATTTTATTGAAGTACTGGACTCACGCTGGCAAATGGCGATTGAAGGCTACCTGGGCGGCGCGCGATTCTCAATAATTGTCGAGCCGGATTGCGAAGCCGATGCGATTCGTGTTGTGCGCGCACTGAGCGACAGCAAGCGCAATCGTGCGCGCGTTATCCAAGGGTACAAAGCCCATAAGGACGCGGAGCGTTTGAGCCTCGCCAACGACTCTATCGTCAATGCGATGTCGTTCAGCCATAAAACCGCCGAAGATTATTTGCGCGCATCCTACGGCAACGTGCTCTGTGTGGAAGACACAGAAACCCTGCGCACCACCGCGCGCGGGCTAACGCCGGATGGTCTCGCCAGCGGCAACTACAGCATGTGGCGCTGCGACCTGGATGACAGCGAACTGGTCTTTGGCCAAGGCGCACGCGAGCGTGCTCTGAAAGCCAAATTGCGCGAAGCTGAGGCGCTCGCCAGCAACAGCACCGCGCTGGAAAAAGAGCAGCAACTGCTCGCTGACGTTTTCAGCCACATCGACGCCATCCGTCCTGCCAGTTGTGGCAAAGTCGTGCGTGAAATTCTCGACCTTCACCGCCAGATCGAGTCCGCACAAAGTCAGCTCGACAACCTCGACCTGAGCGACTTCAAGCACCTGGAAGAGCAGCTGCACACACTCAAAGCGGAGTACCGCGAACAGGAGTCGCAACAACGGGATTTAAACAAGCAAGCGGGACGCCTGCACGAACGGGAACAGCAAACCGCGCGCAAAGCGAAAGACCTGGCAGACGCGCTGGAGCTGTTTCAGGAAGCGCGTGAAGCCGCCGAGGTGGCCATTGAGCGCATTGCCGACTGGCACCCGGATTTTGACGCGGACACCGCACTGGCGCAGGCAGACCAGGCTGCCGCGCAAGCGAGCGGCGATTTCAGCTACGCCGATGTCCTGGCGACCTTAAATACCCGCCTCGAAGAGACAGAGCGGAAAATCTACCAGACCGTCCTGAGTCACAATCAGCAGTGCAACCCGCACGACGCCATTGTGTACGATACCGGTTATGGCGAGCGCCACGACGACACGTTTTTTCAGCGCCTGGTGAAATTGCGCAGCGAAATTGGGTTGATCCACAACCGCTTGAAAAACAACGTGCTTATCGATAAGCACGACAAAATCGCCAACCTCAAGGACACCTTCAACACAGCATTTGTCACCAACCTGTGCCATTCGATTTATCAGGCTATCAGCGACGGTAAACGCCTGCTCGACGACCTCAACCAGGAGCTTGAACACCACCGCTTCGGCGCGGATCGCGAGCGCTTTTACTTCGGTTGGGAGTGGGTGCCGGAATACCGGGAATACTGGCGTTTCTTTAAAGAAGTGATCGACTTGCCCAACCTGGGCGACGGCGCCAGCCTGTTCGATGCAGAGCTGTCGGAAAAAGCCTGCGCCGTGCGCGACAAAATGCTCACCATGCTGCTGGACCCGGACGAACAGGTCGCCCTGCGCGAACTCAACCGCATCAGCGACTACCGCAATTATCGCCAGTACGAAATCTACAAGGAGCCAGAGGGCAAGGCCCCCATCGCGTTGAGCCAATACGGCACCGGCTCCGGCGGGCAGCTAGAAACACCCGCTTATATTATTCGTGCCGCCGCGGTGACGTCCGCGTTTCGCTTTGGCGAGGGGCACACCCATCTGCGGATGGTGCTGGTGGATGAGGCATTCTCGAAAATGGACGAAAATCGTTCGCGAGAAGTCATCAATTACCTCACGGAAAGTCTCGGCTTGCAGCTACTCTTTATTATGCCGACCAGTAAATCCGGCCCGTTTATGGATTTAATCAGCAACCAGTTTGTGTTCAGTAAATGCCCGTCTGCCACACCCATAGGTGAACTCAATACTCGCGTCCTGGTCGATAGAAAGACATGTAATCAAGAAAAAATAATGGAACTCTGGGCGAACCATCGACGTTTGGTACGCCATCAGGGTATGCTCGATTTTATGGAAGGGCTGTAG
- a CDS encoding DUF4194 domain-containing protein, giving the protein MLDTFISEQLKSRSLRKEEFSELLIRLLDYGVICRDESQIEATLYDRYLQCTELVEAYLALIGIRILHDRQFNFVRLFPPGAEIPGMSDDDNSPFNSGFRVRPNQQEIAVILALRAEYEKALREGQVDERGQVLIPLESLAIAMNNLLKRHLPETQVDRKRLFTRLRQLRLIQFNQEDDFESNEIWLSIQPAITSFVTEAVLNTLGEPLPESEEPATSEAEPESTMFNDEAPQ; this is encoded by the coding sequence ATGCTCGATACATTTATATCTGAACAATTAAAAAGCCGCAGTTTGCGCAAAGAAGAATTTTCCGAACTGCTGATACGCCTGCTCGACTACGGTGTTATCTGCCGAGACGAAAGCCAGATTGAGGCAACACTTTACGACCGCTATCTGCAGTGCACTGAATTGGTCGAAGCGTATTTAGCGCTTATTGGAATTCGTATTCTGCACGACCGGCAATTTAATTTTGTGCGTTTATTTCCGCCCGGCGCAGAAATCCCGGGCATGAGTGACGACGATAACTCGCCCTTTAACAGCGGCTTTAGAGTGCGCCCAAACCAGCAGGAAATCGCGGTCATTCTCGCGTTGCGGGCCGAGTACGAAAAAGCCCTGCGCGAAGGTCAGGTCGACGAACGTGGCCAGGTATTGATTCCACTGGAAAGTCTCGCTATCGCGATGAACAATTTACTCAAGCGACATTTACCCGAAACCCAGGTAGACCGCAAACGGCTTTTTACCCGCTTGCGCCAATTGCGCTTAATTCAGTTCAATCAGGAAGATGACTTCGAAAGCAACGAAATATGGTTGAGCATTCAGCCCGCTATCACCAGCTTCGTCACTGAAGCCGTCTTAAATACCCTCGGCGAGCCCTTGCCTGAAAGCGAAGAGCCAGCAACAAGCGAAGCAGAACCGGAAAGTACCATGTTCAACGATGAGGCCCCGCAATAA
- a CDS encoding Wadjet anti-phage system protein JetA family protein produces the protein MFFSSERQHFFKPLNSKYREQVVQCLCLLYQRLYSSNADYGSALGREQVLEILEEALARAPVLDAQENEDETRFKNTREQANWTLKQLLDCGWLEKQVDTATMQSTFPFSRMGRLFTQPLVESDTTQIRTRHRNTRNTLNSLEAFLTRGEVYDLLDAFEYSERIVTDFTDIISELEERKRQLVQEVESQQLVQQATDQFFEFMEKRFQPDVSVRLSADSVEKHRDQIHKAIGKIRRKSSDSKRHMELQLRRLVPEIARNNHSALWFILDTIERRMSNAAEIMLPALRRALHSFTKRADIIIRQLSYLNSQPNNDLLQVCQQLQKLSPAEWDERMSRASEQLSGVKLQLIDPAQIKLMERRKTPPLSTAVNEEETPDPEALRESHIQQMLDQAFTINNQQVREYLVSTLRAGRGISTAALPVDSAQDLLAVAQIVEVAAINNLSSEYAFRVEPTGRSTHSEFYAEQDEFIIELDNQQ, from the coding sequence ATGTTCTTCTCTTCCGAGCGCCAACATTTCTTCAAGCCTTTAAACAGTAAGTACCGCGAACAGGTGGTGCAATGCCTGTGCTTGCTTTACCAGCGCCTGTATAGTTCCAACGCGGACTATGGCAGCGCTCTAGGCCGCGAGCAGGTTCTCGAGATACTGGAAGAAGCCCTGGCGCGCGCGCCGGTGCTCGACGCCCAGGAAAATGAAGACGAAACGCGCTTCAAGAATACGCGCGAACAAGCCAACTGGACCTTGAAGCAGTTACTTGACTGTGGCTGGCTGGAAAAACAAGTGGACACCGCGACCATGCAGTCCACCTTCCCGTTCAGTCGAATGGGGCGATTATTTACCCAACCTCTGGTGGAATCGGATACCACCCAGATCCGCACACGCCACCGCAACACCCGCAATACACTCAATTCGCTCGAGGCGTTCTTAACCCGGGGCGAAGTGTATGACCTGCTCGACGCATTCGAATACTCGGAGCGCATCGTCACCGATTTCACCGATATCATTTCAGAGTTGGAAGAGCGCAAACGGCAACTCGTACAGGAAGTCGAATCGCAGCAATTGGTTCAACAGGCAACCGACCAGTTTTTCGAGTTCATGGAAAAGCGCTTTCAACCGGACGTTTCGGTGCGACTTTCCGCCGACAGCGTTGAAAAACACCGCGACCAAATTCACAAAGCGATCGGAAAAATACGCCGCAAGTCATCCGACAGCAAACGCCACATGGAATTACAGCTACGGCGGCTGGTGCCTGAAATTGCGCGCAACAATCACTCCGCGCTCTGGTTTATTCTCGATACCATTGAGCGCCGGATGAGCAACGCAGCGGAAATTATGCTGCCAGCATTGCGCCGTGCACTGCACAGTTTTACCAAACGTGCCGACATTATTATTCGCCAACTGAGCTACCTGAATAGTCAGCCGAATAATGATTTACTGCAGGTGTGCCAGCAGTTACAGAAGCTGAGCCCCGCAGAGTGGGACGAGCGAATGTCCCGCGCCAGTGAACAACTGTCAGGGGTGAAATTACAGCTTATCGACCCTGCGCAAATCAAACTGATGGAAAGACGTAAAACACCACCACTCAGCACTGCTGTGAACGAAGAGGAAACGCCGGACCCGGAAGCACTGCGCGAATCCCACATACAACAAATGCTGGACCAGGCCTTTACCATCAATAATCAGCAGGTGCGGGAATATCTGGTCTCGACACTGCGTGCCGGGCGCGGAATTTCCACCGCAGCCCTGCCGGTGGACTCCGCGCAGGACCTTCTGGCCGTCGCCCAGATCGTAGAAGTGGCCGCCATCAATAACCTGAGCAGCGAATACGCGTTTCGCGTTGAGCCCACTGGGCGCAGCACACATTCCGAGTTTTACGCTGAGCAGGACGAATTTATTATCGAACTGGACAATCAACAGTAG